The Streptomyces sp. 135 sequence GGCCCGGCCGCTGTGACCGCCCTGGTCCTCGTCCGCGAGCCTCGCGAACTCCACGCGCTGTTCCTCGGTGAGCCGGGCCAGCAGCCGCTTGGCCTCGCCGAGCTTGCCGGTGACGGTCTTCTTGTGCTTCTTCAGGTCCGCCTGGCGTGCGCGGAGGGTGGCCAGACGGTCGTCAGCCTCGGTACGCAGCTGGTCGAACTCCCGGAGCCTCTTGCGTACGCCGCCGATGGCCGCGGCCTGGCGGCTGCCCGCCCGGTCGGCGAGAGAGGCGCGGTCCAGGAACTGATCGGGGTCCGAGGAGAGCGCGAGCTGCATGGAGGGGTCGATGCCGCCCGCGCGGTACTGCGCTGTCGCGTACGAACCCAGGCTGTTGCGGGCGGCATTGAGTTTCTCCGCCTTGCGGGCCGCCTCGTCGCGCAGCTCGCCGAGCGACTCCTCGGCCTTCTCGGCCTTCTCCTTCGCGCCGTTGTACTTCTCGGTGGCGATCTCCGCCTCGCGGTAGAGCGCGTCGACCCTGGACTTCACCTCGGCGGGGCCGGGCCGGGGATCCGCGTGCCCGGAGCCGTCGAGCGCGGTCACCGAGGCGGCTGCCGCGAGGGCGAGGGTGGCGGCGGTGCGGGCCGTGTGGCCGCTGAGCGAGCGCTGTCTGGGCTTGCGGTGCGCTGCCACGGAGGAGCTCCTTACCTGGCCGGCGGCGGCCCGCAAAGGGGGAGCGGGCCGCCGCCGGGTTTCTCGGCGGTGGTGGCCGACTGCCGCCCTGAGCGGGGCGGCGGTGGGGAGCCGGTCACCTGGTGAGGACGCTAAACGTGGGCGTCACGGCGTGGAGGCGGATTGTGCGCAACTGCCGGAGAAGGTCGGAATCGTTACTGCGCCTGTCCGCGCTGCTGACGGGTCGGTGACGGCTTGGCGGGCGACCGTGACCAATGTGACGGTTCGCGCCCTGGTGGCCCGGCGGAGGGTGCTATGGGGCCGCCTGCGGGGAGCGGTACGGGTCCGGGCTAGGCTCCGGCCCCATGGACGTACTCATCCATCTCTTCGTCGGCCTGCACATCATCGGCATCGCCTCGCTCCTGGGCGGCTTCCTGACCCAGATGAAGCAGATGGGCCAGGGCGCAGCCCGCTTCGGTCCCGCGATGCTGCACGGCGCGCTGATCATGCTCGTCACCGGCGTCGCCCTCGTGGGTCTCAACCAGGCGGACGGC is a genomic window containing:
- a CDS encoding C40 family peptidase, with translation MAAHRKPRQRSLSGHTARTAATLALAAAASVTALDGSGHADPRPGPAEVKSRVDALYREAEIATEKYNGAKEKAEKAEESLGELRDEAARKAEKLNAARNSLGSYATAQYRAGGIDPSMQLALSSDPDQFLDRASLADRAGSRQAAAIGGVRKRLREFDQLRTEADDRLATLRARQADLKKHKKTVTGKLGEAKRLLARLTEEQRVEFARLADEDQGGHSGRADRSKARDTPPSGAAKAPNARAATAVSYAYKAIGSPYVWGATGPSAFDCSGLIQAAYRSAGVSLPRTTYAQIAAGERIPRSALRPGDLVFFYSGITHVGMYVGNGQMIHAPNPSAPVRLAPIDQMPFAGATRVA